The DNA sequence CCTGCTTCATGTAGTCGGGGTGGCGCAGCAGTTCGATCAGCGTCCAGGCGGCGGTGCCGGATGTGGTGTGGTGTCCGGCGAACATCATCGAGATGAAGATCCCGGTGATGGTGTCCGCGGTGAAACGGAGGTTGCCCTCCTCGTCGCGGATCGAGACCAGGACGTCGAGCAGGTCCTTGTCGTCGCTCTCGTCCGGCTCGGCGATGCGGGTGTCCATGATCTCTTGGACCAGCGCGACCAGTCCCTCGCGGGCGGCGTCACGCTTGCGGAAACTCTCGATGTCGGCATGGGCGTCCACGTATGCGATCGGGTCGGTGCCCTTCTCCAGATCGTGGTAGAGATGCGCGAATCTGCCGTCGAGCTGTTCGCGGAACTTCTTGCCCACCAGGCAGGTCGACGACGTGTAGATGGTCAACTCGGCGAAGAACTCGAGCAGATCGATCTCACCCGAATCGCCCCAGTCGGCGATCATGCGCTCGACCTCGAGCGGGATGGTCACAGCGTGGTTCTTCATGTGAGCGCCCTTGAGCGCCTGGTTGTGGAGCATCTCCGAACGCCGCTCGGGGCTGGCGTCGAACACCACACCCTCACCGAAGATCGGCGTCATGAAGGGGTAGGCCGCCGCCTGGTCCAGGTCCTCTTCCGATGCACGGAAGAAGGCCTCGTTGGCCGCGGCGCCCGAGACCAGCGCGACCTCGCGGTCGGCGAGCTGGAAGATCCCGACGTCGCCGCATTCTTCACGGACCCTCTTGAACAGGCCGATGGGATCGGTGGACAACTCGTCGAGATGGCCGTGCTCGCCGTCGCCACCGGATACGCGCTTGGGCTTGGTCAGTGTCATTTGCTGTCTCCTTCAGTACGAGCGACCGGGGCTTCGGCCTCGACCTCGACCAGGCGCATGTGTGCACCCCGAGGCATTGAAACGATGGTTGTGACCGCGGTGGCCAGATGGACGGGCTTGAGGAAGTTGCCGTGCCGGGCCAGGCCCCACGGAATCCAGTCGTTGAGCACCGATTCGGCGACCTCGGGCGAGAAGTTCATCCCCATGCCGGTCATCACCTGGCCGGGACGGACGAGGCTGGCGCGCACACCGGTGCCCTCGAGCTCCATCCTGGCGACCTCGGCGAGCCCTTCGACACCGCACTTCGCGGCCACATAGGCACCCATCTGCGGACGCGGCGACACCACCACATCGGAGCTGATGAAGACAAAATCACCACGCCGGCGGCCGATCATCTCGGGAATCAGCCTGCGGTACAGACGTTGTGCGCCGAACAGGTGGATGTTCACCTGCGCAGCGAAGTCGTCGGTGGACACCTCGAACGAGCGTCCCGGTTCCAGGTCGCCGGCACCGGACACGGCCACCTCGATGGGACCGAGCTGGGCTTCGGCCTTGGTGACGAACTCGTCGATCGAGTCGGCATCGGTGATGTCGAGCGGCAGGGCGATCGCCTCGCCACCCGCTTCGTTGATCTGGTCGGCGAACTCCTGTGACTTCTGCACCCGCCGGGCGCCCAGTGCCACCGGATAACCGGCCGCACCGAGCATGACGGCCGTCGCTGCGCCGATGCCGGACGAGGCACCGGCGACGACCACCGGCCTGCGTTCTGGGTGTCCGGGGAACCGTGGCATCAGCGCACCTTCACTTTCATGGGCAGGGCTGCGAACCCGCGGACGTTGACCGAGTGCACCCGGGCGGCGTTCTCGATGTCGATGTCGATCTGGTCGATCGACTTGACGATCTGTCCCAGTGCGACATTGGCTTCCAGCCGCGCGAGGTGTGCGCCGAGGCAGAAGTGTGTGCCGAGGCCGAAGCTGGTCAGGGCCTGCGAGCTGTCCCTGGTGATGTCGTAGTTGTCGGGCTTCTCGAACACGTCCTCGTCGCGGTTCGCCGAGCCCAGGAGCAAGAGCACACGCTGACCGGCGGGGATGGTGTAGCCGCCGTACTCGACGTCCTCCATGACCCGGCGGACGACGATCTGGGTGGAGTTGTCGTACCGCAGGGTCTCTTCGGTCCACTGTGGCACGGCTTCGGGATCGGCCATCGGTATCGCGAGCTGATCGGGGAACCGCCATCCCCAATACACCGCATTGGCAAGCAATTTGGTGGTCGTCTCGTTGCCTGCGACGATCATCAGGATCATGAACCCGATGATCTCGTCCTCGGTGAGCCTGGTCTTCTCACCGGTCTCATCGTCGAGGACCTCGGCGTCGAGGAGGGCGGACACCAGGTCGGTACCCGGCTTCTTGCGGCGCTCGACGAGCAGCTCGGTGTAGTAGCGGGTCAGCTCGAAGTAGGCGAGCACCGCGGCCTCGGGAACATCGAAGACGCCCTCTTCGCGGTGGATCAGCAGGTCGGACTGGGTACGCAGATGGGCGCGGTCGGCCACCGGCACGTCGAGCAACTCCGACACCACATCCATCGGCAGCAGACCGGCGAACTCGGTGACGTAGTCGAACTCCCCCATCTCCAGGCAGCGACTCCAGTGTTGTTGGGTCAGTTCGGCGATCCGGTCACCCAGCTCCGCGACCCGCTTGGGCGTGAAGCCCTTGGAGACCAGTTTGCGGATACGCATGTGCTTCGGGTCGTCCAGGGCAAGGAACGACATCGACTTGTGCGCATCGGGGCCGTAGGCGGCCGGGTCCATCGACACACCCCAGCTGTTGGACAACCGGACCGCGTCGCGGAACCCGTTGCGTACGTCCTCATGCTTGGCGAACGCCCAGAAGTCCATGTCCGCGTTGTGGTAGACCGGCGCCTCGGCGCGCAGGCGGGCATACGTGGGATAGGGGTCTTCGTGGAAGTTGTAGTCGTAGGGGTCGAACGGGACCCGGGTCTGCATACCTGTGGTCATCGGTTCTCCAGCAGTAGTCGTGCCGCCGCGTCGAGCCGGTCGGCGATGGCGGAATAGGTTTCGTATCCCATGCCGGCACGCACGAGCGCGCCGGAGTACAGCATTTCGAGCGCCTCGAGCAACGCCTCGTTCTCAGGGGCCTCGGGGTCGCCGCCGAGGGCGGTGGCCAGTCGTTGCCGGATCAGCACGCCGATCCGCAACCGGAGGTGCTCGACATCCGGATCCGAGCCCAGAAGCGATGCGGTCACCGCTCGGGCCAGATGGGTGTCGTCCTCGACCGCCAGTGCCACCGAACGCAACTGGGTGACAACCCGTTCGGTTCTGGGCAACGAGGGGTCGGGGTCGGCGATCCCCTCGGCCAGCCGGCGCCAGAAGAGCTCGGCCACCACATGCCCCTTGGAACTGAAGTACGTGTAGGCCGTGGCCGGTGCGACGCCTGCGCGCTTCGCCACAGATCGCACGGTCAAAGCGTCGTATCCGACTTCCCGCAACACCTCCACCGCCGCGGCGGTCAACCGGTTGACGGTCTCCGCTTGAGCGGTCGTGAGCCGCCGGCGAGTGGATTCGAAAGAAACCGGACTGGACATGGACGCTGACATTACACTAGGTTCATACTCGAGTCCAGACACGTGTCCAGAAGGAGGCGACCAGCAATGGCGCTGAAGCCAGAAACCAGCTCTGAGCTGCTCATCGACGGGAAGCTCGTACCCGGTTCCGGTGGCACTTTCGACATCATCAACCCGGCCACCGAGGAGGTGATCGGGCAGGCCGCCGACGGCACCGTCGCCGACATGGAGGCCGCCATCGCCGCCGCGCGCACGGCATTCGACACCACCACCTGGCGCCACGACCACGCCTTCCGCGCGAAGTGCCTGCGCCAACTCCGCGACGCCTTGCAGGGCCACATCGAAGAGCTCCGCGAGATCACCATCGCCGAGGTGGGTGCCCCCCACTTCTTGACCTCAGGCCCGCAGCTCGAGGGCCCGATCAACGATCTGGGCTGGTTGGCCGACCTCGCCGAGAGCTACGAATGGGAAAGTGACCTCGGTCGGGCCAAACCGATGGGCATCAAGACACAGCGGCGCGTGCAGCGTGAGGCCGCCGGCGTGGTCGGCGCGATCACGCCGTGGAACTTCCCGCACCAGATCAACTTCGCGAAGATCGGCCCCGCGCTGGCCGCCGGTTGCACGGTGGTGCTCAAGCCTGCCCCCGACACCCCTTGGTGCGCGGCACTGGTCGGCAAGGTCATCGCCGAGGAAACCGACATCCCGGCCGGTGTGATCAACATCGTCACCTCGAGCGATCACTCTGTGGGAGCGGTACTCTCGAGCGATCCCCGCGTCGACATCGTCTCGTTCACCGGCTCCACCGCGACCGGCAAGAAGGTGATGGCGGCAGCTGCCGACAGCCTCAAGCGCGTCTTCCTCGAACTCGGCGGCAAGTCGGCGTTCATCGTGCTCGACGACGCCGACCTCGCATCGGCCTGCTCGATGGCCGGCTTCTCCGTGGTCACCCATGCGGGCCAGGGCTGCGCGTTGACCACCCGACTGCTGGTTCCCCGCGAGAAGTACGACGAAGCCATTGCGCTGACCCGTGATTCGATGGCGGGGCTACCTGCCGGAGATCCCACCGATGCCGGAACCATCTGCGGTCCGGTCATCTCCGCGACGCAGCGAGACCGCGTCGAGGGCTACTTGAAACTGGCGCGCGACGAGGGCGGCACCATCGAGCTCGGTGGCGGCAGGCCCGCGGACAAAGAGAAGGGCTACTACATCGAGCCCACCCTGATCTCGGGGGTGGAGAACTCCGCACGTGTTGCGCAAGAAGAGATCTTCGGCCCCGTGCTCGTGATCATCCCCCACGACGGCGACGACGACGCGATCAACATCGCCAACGATTCCCCCTACGGCCTGTCCGGTGCTGTGTGGGGCACCGACCCCGAGCGCATCCAGCACGTTGTCGACGGCGTCCGCACCGGGACGATGAGCATCAACGGTGGTATCTGGTACGGCGCCGACGTGCCGTTCGGCGGCTACAAGCAATCCGGCATCGGACGCGAGATGGGCGTTGCCGGATTCGAAGAATACCTGGAACTCAAAGCCATCGCGGCACCAGCATAAGGAGCATGTATGAGCAACAACCGATTTGAAGGCAAAACCGCCATCGTCACCGGCGCCGCCGGTGGTATCGGCGAGATCTATGCACGCCGTCTGGCCGCCGAGGGCGCCAACGTGGTGGTCGCCGACCTCAACGACGAGGCAGGCAAGCAGGTCGCCACCGACCTCGGTGGGCTCTACGTCAACACCGACGTCTCCGATCCCGAGTCGGCGCAGGCCCTGGCCACCGCCACCCTCGATGCCTACGGGCAGATCGACTATCTCGTGAACAACGCGGCGATCTACGGCGGGATGAAGCTCGACTTCCTCATCACCGTTCCCTGGGATTACTACAAGAAGTTCATGAGCGTGAACCTCGACGGCGCCCTCAACGTGACCCGTGCCGTCTACGGTCACATGAAGCCCGGTAGCGCGATCGTCAACCAGTCCTCCACCGCGGCATGGCTGTACAGCGGCTTCTACGGCTTGGCCAAGGTGGGAGTGAACGGTCTCACCCAGCAGCTCGCCACCGAACTCGGCGGTTCCGGCATCCGCGTCAACGCGATCGCACCGGGGCCCATTGACACCGAGGCGACCAAGTCGACGACGCCGGGCAGCATGGTCAAGGACATGGTCAGCAAGCTACCGCTGTCTCGCATGGGCACACCCGACGATCTGGTCGGCATGCTCCTGTTCCTGCTGTCGGACGAAGCCGGCTGGATCACCGGTCAGATCTTCAATGTCGATGGCGGACAGATAATCCGGTCATGACAGATCAGAAAGCAGTCGGCTTCATCGGCCTGGGCAACATGGGTGCCCCCATGGCCGAGCGCCTACTCGCCTGGCCCGGCGGCCTGGTTGTCTGCGACACCCGGCCCGAGGCGGCCGACAAGCTGGTCGAAGCCGGTGCCACGCTGGCCGATTCGCCCGCCGAGGTCGCCAAGACCGCAGGGGTCATCGGCATCACCGTCCTCAACGACGAGCAGGTCAAGTCGGTGGTCTCCGGCCCCGACGGCATCCTGACGACCGCGGCGCCCGGCACGGTCATCGCGATCCACTCCACGATCGGTCCGCAGACCGCGATCGATCTCGCCGCGGTGTGCGCGAAGTCGCGCGTGGAGCTGGTGGATGCACCGGTCTCCGGGGGCGCCCCCGGAGCGCAACAAGGCAAGCTCGCCATCATGGTCGGCGGTGAGCGGTCGGCTTATCTACAGCTGAAAGAGCCGTACGCCTCGGTCTCGGACATGATGGTGCACGCCGGACCGGTGGGTGCCGGGACCCGGATGAAGCTGGCCCGCAATCTACTTCACTTCATCGCTTTCACGGCGACCACCGAGGCGGCGCGGCTCGCCGAGGCGGCGGGCATCGACATCGCCAAGCTCGGCAAGGTGGTCCGGCACACCGATGCGATTACGGGTGGGCCGGGTGCGATCATGCTGCGGGACACCACGGCGCCCATCGATCCCGACGACTTCTGGTACGAAATCTTCACGCACGTGCGGGATCTCGGCGAGAAGGACCTCGCGCTCGCCTTGCAGCTCGGCGCCGAACTCGGGGTCGATCTGCCGCTCGGGCATATCTCTTTGGATCGTTTCGCTGACGGCTTGGGTGTGGGAAAGGCAAAACAATGACAACTGACGGCACGTCAGAGCGACGTCGACGGGGCCTGGACATGATGTCCAAGGTGTACGGGTGGGACATGCAGGACGGCCCTGGCGACTTCTTCGCGCACACCGCCGATCAGCTGTTCGCCGAGGTGTGGACCCGTGAGGGGCTCACCGTGCGGGATCGGAGACTGCTACTGCTGGGCGCGCTGGCCGCAACCGGGCAGACCGATGTCGCCGAGATCCAGGCCGGCGCCGCACTCGGGAACGGCGAACTCGATGGTGATCAGCTACTCGAAATCGCTTTGTTCCTCTGCTATTACATCGGTTGGCCGCAAGGTACCCGGCTCAACATGATGTTCGGCGAGGTCATCAAGAAGCACAAGAAGGCGACGCGGGCAGCGGACTGAGAGTGGTCCGGTGACATTCTTCGCGACTCGATTCGACTTCCGAGCTCCAGGCGCCACCCCCGCCGCCCGCGGCGAACTGTTCGCGCGGTCGGTGGAGCAGGCGGAGTACCTCGACACCCACGGCCAGGACGCCCTGATGTTGTCGGAGCACCACGGTTCGTCCGACGGCTACCTCCCGAGTCCGATGCTGGTGGCGTCGGCGTTCGCCGCGCAAACGTCTCGGATCGCGATCACAGTGTCGGCGCTTGTCGCGAATCTGTACGACCCGCTGCGACTGGCCGAGGACATCGCCGTCCTCGACCACCTCAGCGGGGGTCGGGTGTCGTACACGCTCGGGCTCGGGTACCTGCCCCACGAGTACACACAGCTCGGTCGGCCGTGGGGCAGTCGAGGCGCCGATATCGAACGACTGATCGGCGTTCTTCGGGTCGCGTGGAGTGGAGAACCGTTCGAGTTCGAAGGACGGACAGTGCAGGTGACTCCGGCGCCGTTGTCCAAGCCC is a window from the Williamsia sp. DF01-3 genome containing:
- a CDS encoding cytochrome P450, producing MTLTKPKRVSGGDGEHGHLDELSTDPIGLFKRVREECGDVGIFQLADREVALVSGAAANEAFFRASEEDLDQAAAYPFMTPIFGEGVVFDASPERRSEMLHNQALKGAHMKNHAVTIPLEVERMIADWGDSGEIDLLEFFAELTIYTSSTCLVGKKFREQLDGRFAHLYHDLEKGTDPIAYVDAHADIESFRKRDAAREGLVALVQEIMDTRIAEPDESDDKDLLDVLVSIRDEEGNLRFTADTITGIFISMMFAGHHTTSGTAAWTLIELLRHPDYMKQVTDELDEIYSGGAEYSFGAMRQIPKLESALKEALRLHPPLIVLMRVVQNEFIVEDFEITAGQTIAASPAISNRLPEDFPNPDSFDPDRYLEPRQEDLANRWTWIPFGAGRHRCVGAQFAIMQLKAIFSVLLQNYEFEMSQPSESYKNDHSKMVVQLAQPCKVKYRKRAR
- a CDS encoding SDR family oxidoreductase — its product is MPRFPGHPERRPVVVAGASSGIGAATAVMLGAAGYPVALGARRVQKSQEFADQINEAGGEAIALPLDITDADSIDEFVTKAEAQLGPIEVAVSGAGDLEPGRSFEVSTDDFAAQVNIHLFGAQRLYRRLIPEMIGRRRGDFVFISSDVVVSPRPQMGAYVAAKCGVEGLAEVARMELEGTGVRASLVRPGQVMTGMGMNFSPEVAESVLNDWIPWGLARHGNFLKPVHLATAVTTIVSMPRGAHMRLVEVEAEAPVARTEGDSK
- a CDS encoding cytochrome P450, translated to MTTGMQTRVPFDPYDYNFHEDPYPTYARLRAEAPVYHNADMDFWAFAKHEDVRNGFRDAVRLSNSWGVSMDPAAYGPDAHKSMSFLALDDPKHMRIRKLVSKGFTPKRVAELGDRIAELTQQHWSRCLEMGEFDYVTEFAGLLPMDVVSELLDVPVADRAHLRTQSDLLIHREEGVFDVPEAAVLAYFELTRYYTELLVERRKKPGTDLVSALLDAEVLDDETGEKTRLTEDEIIGFMILMIVAGNETTTKLLANAVYWGWRFPDQLAIPMADPEAVPQWTEETLRYDNSTQIVVRRVMEDVEYGGYTIPAGQRVLLLLGSANRDEDVFEKPDNYDITRDSSQALTSFGLGTHFCLGAHLARLEANVALGQIVKSIDQIDIDIENAARVHSVNVRGFAALPMKVKVR
- a CDS encoding TetR/AcrR family transcriptional regulator yields the protein MSSPVSFESTRRRLTTAQAETVNRLTAAAVEVLREVGYDALTVRSVAKRAGVAPATAYTYFSSKGHVVAELFWRRLAEGIADPDPSLPRTERVVTQLRSVALAVEDDTHLARAVTASLLGSDPDVEHLRLRIGVLIRQRLATALGGDPEAPENEALLEALEMLYSGALVRAGMGYETYSAIADRLDAAARLLLENR
- a CDS encoding aldehyde dehydrogenase; the encoded protein is MALKPETSSELLIDGKLVPGSGGTFDIINPATEEVIGQAADGTVADMEAAIAAARTAFDTTTWRHDHAFRAKCLRQLRDALQGHIEELREITIAEVGAPHFLTSGPQLEGPINDLGWLADLAESYEWESDLGRAKPMGIKTQRRVQREAAGVVGAITPWNFPHQINFAKIGPALAAGCTVVLKPAPDTPWCAALVGKVIAEETDIPAGVINIVTSSDHSVGAVLSSDPRVDIVSFTGSTATGKKVMAAAADSLKRVFLELGGKSAFIVLDDADLASACSMAGFSVVTHAGQGCALTTRLLVPREKYDEAIALTRDSMAGLPAGDPTDAGTICGPVISATQRDRVEGYLKLARDEGGTIELGGGRPADKEKGYYIEPTLISGVENSARVAQEEIFGPVLVIIPHDGDDDAINIANDSPYGLSGAVWGTDPERIQHVVDGVRTGTMSINGGIWYGADVPFGGYKQSGIGREMGVAGFEEYLELKAIAAPA
- a CDS encoding SDR family oxidoreductase, whose translation is MSNNRFEGKTAIVTGAAGGIGEIYARRLAAEGANVVVADLNDEAGKQVATDLGGLYVNTDVSDPESAQALATATLDAYGQIDYLVNNAAIYGGMKLDFLITVPWDYYKKFMSVNLDGALNVTRAVYGHMKPGSAIVNQSSTAAWLYSGFYGLAKVGVNGLTQQLATELGGSGIRVNAIAPGPIDTEATKSTTPGSMVKDMVSKLPLSRMGTPDDLVGMLLFLLSDEAGWITGQIFNVDGGQIIRS
- a CDS encoding NAD(P)-dependent oxidoreductase, translating into MTDQKAVGFIGLGNMGAPMAERLLAWPGGLVVCDTRPEAADKLVEAGATLADSPAEVAKTAGVIGITVLNDEQVKSVVSGPDGILTTAAPGTVIAIHSTIGPQTAIDLAAVCAKSRVELVDAPVSGGAPGAQQGKLAIMVGGERSAYLQLKEPYASVSDMMVHAGPVGAGTRMKLARNLLHFIAFTATTEAARLAEAAGIDIAKLGKVVRHTDAITGGPGAIMLRDTTAPIDPDDFWYEIFTHVRDLGEKDLALALQLGAELGVDLPLGHISLDRFADGLGVGKAKQ
- a CDS encoding carboxymuconolactone decarboxylase family protein produces the protein MTTDGTSERRRRGLDMMSKVYGWDMQDGPGDFFAHTADQLFAEVWTREGLTVRDRRLLLLGALAATGQTDVAEIQAGAALGNGELDGDQLLEIALFLCYYIGWPQGTRLNMMFGEVIKKHKKATRAAD
- a CDS encoding LLM class flavin-dependent oxidoreductase — encoded protein: MTFFATRFDFRAPGATPAARGELFARSVEQAEYLDTHGQDALMLSEHHGSSDGYLPSPMLVASAFAAQTSRIAITVSALVANLYDPLRLAEDIAVLDHLSGGRVSYTLGLGYLPHEYTQLGRPWGSRGADIERLIGVLRVAWSGEPFEFEGRTVQVTPAPLSKPHPMLFYGGGSRAAALRAARLDLGFQPQVADTALRDLYESECRAHGREPGFVMMPPPGPSTVFCSEDPDRFWHHYGSYLLADAQAYEAWHGDHASHVRDSSTTVDELRSGTGYLVCTPDDLVEKCRSREVRLVTSHPLCGGMPEQPSWDSVHLIGEKVLPALRN